A region from the Pseudomonas cucumis genome encodes:
- a CDS encoding SDR family oxidoreductase — MTTAINNKKIVLVVGAGDATGGAIAKRFAREGYVACVTRRSADKLQPLVESITASGGESHGFACDARNEEDVIALIEQIETGLGPIEAFVFNIGANVPCSILEETARKYFKIWEMACFSGFLNAREVAKRMVIRRRGTILFTGATAGLRGAAGFAAFAGAKHGIRALAQSMARELGPINIHVAHVVVDGAIDTDFIRDNFPEKYATKDQDGILNPEHIADNFWYLHSQPRDAWTFELDLRPWNERW; from the coding sequence ATGACCACCGCTATCAATAACAAAAAAATCGTATTGGTTGTCGGCGCAGGCGATGCCACCGGCGGCGCCATCGCCAAACGTTTTGCCCGTGAAGGTTATGTCGCCTGCGTCACACGTCGCAGCGCAGACAAACTCCAGCCATTGGTAGAGTCCATCACAGCCAGTGGTGGGGAGTCTCACGGTTTTGCCTGCGATGCGCGCAATGAAGAAGACGTGATAGCGCTCATCGAGCAGATCGAAACCGGGCTCGGCCCCATTGAAGCGTTCGTCTTCAATATCGGCGCCAATGTGCCGTGCAGTATTCTCGAAGAAACCGCCCGCAAGTATTTCAAGATTTGGGAAATGGCCTGTTTCTCAGGGTTTCTCAACGCCCGTGAAGTGGCCAAGCGCATGGTCATCCGCCGCCGGGGCACGATCCTGTTCACCGGCGCCACTGCTGGCTTACGCGGCGCCGCGGGTTTCGCCGCCTTCGCAGGTGCCAAACACGGGATTCGCGCCCTGGCGCAAAGCATGGCCCGCGAATTGGGACCGATAAACATTCATGTCGCCCACGTCGTCGTTGATGGAGCCATCGACACCGACTTTATCCGCGACAATTTTCCAGAAAAATACGCGACCAAGGATCAGGACGGCATCCTCAATCCCGAGCACATCGCCGACAACTTTTGGTACCTGCACAGCCAGCCACGGGACGCCTGGACCTTCGAGCTGGATCTGCGCCCCTGGAACGAACGCTGGTAA
- a CDS encoding 2-hydroxychromene-2-carboxylate isomerase, which translates to MSKTVEFFFDLGSPATYLAYTQLRKICEQTDSQLIYRPMLLGGVFKVTGNVSPITAPAKGRYMFQDLDRYAKRYGVPLKFNPNFPINTLMLMRAVTGMQLRHPERFQAFIDCLFHALWVEGRSLDDPATIAAVLTQKGFDPNEVLALTADEAVKTALKENTEEAVRRGVFGAPSMFVEGQLFFGQDRLDFVLEALHAQ; encoded by the coding sequence ATGAGCAAAACCGTGGAGTTCTTTTTCGACCTCGGCAGCCCCGCCACTTACCTGGCCTATACCCAATTGCGGAAGATCTGCGAACAGACCGATAGTCAGCTGATCTACAGACCGATGCTGCTGGGCGGTGTCTTCAAAGTTACCGGCAATGTTTCTCCCATTACCGCACCGGCCAAGGGTCGCTACATGTTTCAGGACCTGGACCGCTATGCCAAACGCTATGGCGTACCGCTGAAGTTCAATCCGAACTTCCCGATCAATACATTGATGCTGATGCGTGCTGTCACAGGGATGCAACTGCGTCATCCCGAACGTTTTCAGGCGTTTATTGATTGCCTGTTTCATGCCCTATGGGTTGAAGGACGCAGCCTCGATGATCCAGCAACCATCGCCGCCGTGTTGACGCAAAAGGGTTTCGATCCGAATGAGGTGCTGGCACTGACCGCCGATGAGGCCGTCAAAACCGCTCTCAAGGAAAACACCGAGGAAGCGGTGCGACGTGGCGTATTCGGTGCGCCGAGCATGTTTGTCGAGGGTCAGTTGTTCTTCGGCCAGGATCGGCTGGACTTCGTCCTTGAAGCCCTGCATGCGCAATAG